In Desulfatirhabdium butyrativorans DSM 18734, one genomic interval encodes:
- a CDS encoding response regulator gives MNPKGNYPIIFLVHDDPHFLTFVANVLKTRHIEVVGIESRVVCIDLCRSRRPDCLILDLMMPDDEGMHLYRQLCGDPALNDIPVILVSAIDRDLFFSYHQFVCPKSGHSLPPPLAYFEKPVEAHELIDCIQSLIPERKAS, from the coding sequence ATGAATCCGAAAGGCAATTATCCCATCATCTTCCTTGTGCACGACGATCCCCATTTCCTGACCTTCGTCGCCAATGTGCTCAAGACGAGACATATCGAAGTCGTCGGCATTGAAAGCCGGGTGGTTTGTATCGATCTGTGCCGGAGCCGCCGGCCGGACTGCCTCATTCTCGATCTGATGATGCCCGACGATGAAGGCATGCACCTGTATCGTCAATTGTGCGGCGATCCGGCGTTGAATGACATCCCGGTCATTCTCGTTTCCGCCATCGACCGCGACCTGTTCTTCTCTTACCATCAGTTTGTCTGTCCTAAAAGCGGCCACTCCCTGCCGCCTCCCCTGGCCTATTTCGAAAAGCCCGTCGAAGCCCACGAATTGATCGATTGTATCCAATCCCTGATTCCGGAAAGGAAAGCCTCATGA
- a CDS encoding hybrid sensor histidine kinase/response regulator, whose protein sequence is MKEGAGWTIVVMDDEPDIREVIAMSLQDEGYRVLSASDGESGLRLCREHAVQIVLTDIRMPVMDGIQVLKALKSERPEIEVIVATAFGEMQTAILALQHDASDFITKPIGQDALAMALKRARHRYTTRKQIIDYTALLEHENAKTSQELLANLTFQKNLIESAMDGIVGVEPGGSVRIFNHAMEKLLSENRVDVIGKLSLAGLFAPGAYERFMEDLESERHGGKNRLALYETQLMDGAGKPVPVQVSAVVLPDATDGPGIVCYFRDLRDLRRLEQELADQTRILHQDKMMSLGRLAASVVHEINNPLAGILNYIRLMMRRLEKPLPDPQSLDKVRKDLDVVFRETERCSKIVSNLLLFSRKSEPVFSEVDIRELIDRCMLLSGHKLEMSRIQWAISLAADLPRISGDMNQLQQALINLIFNAIDAMPAGGKLQIEARTAEDEHAVALVVSDTGTGISPADMPHIFEPFFSTKAEGYGVGLGLSTVYGIVERHGGKIDVESTPGAGTTFTLRLPVRMSVKT, encoded by the coding sequence ATGAAAGAGGGCGCCGGTTGGACGATTGTGGTGATGGACGACGAGCCCGACATTCGGGAAGTCATTGCCATGAGCCTTCAGGATGAAGGATACCGGGTACTCAGCGCATCGGATGGCGAATCGGGCCTTCGGCTCTGCCGGGAACACGCGGTCCAAATCGTTCTGACCGACATCCGCATGCCGGTCATGGACGGTATCCAGGTGCTGAAAGCCCTCAAATCCGAGCGGCCAGAGATCGAAGTGATCGTGGCTACGGCCTTCGGAGAAATGCAAACCGCCATTCTGGCCCTGCAGCACGACGCATCGGATTTCATCACCAAACCGATCGGTCAGGATGCCCTTGCCATGGCCCTGAAGCGGGCCAGGCACCGCTACACCACCCGCAAGCAGATCATCGATTACACCGCCCTGCTCGAGCACGAAAACGCCAAAACGTCCCAGGAGCTGCTCGCCAACCTCACGTTCCAGAAAAATCTCATCGAAAGCGCCATGGACGGCATCGTCGGGGTCGAGCCCGGTGGTTCCGTGCGGATTTTCAACCATGCCATGGAAAAGCTGCTTTCCGAAAATCGGGTGGATGTCATTGGGAAATTGTCGTTGGCAGGGCTGTTTGCGCCGGGCGCCTACGAGAGATTCATGGAGGATCTCGAGAGCGAGCGACACGGCGGCAAGAATCGCCTGGCCCTCTATGAAACCCAGTTGATGGACGGGGCCGGAAAGCCGGTTCCGGTTCAGGTGTCGGCCGTCGTTTTGCCCGATGCAACGGATGGTCCCGGCATTGTCTGCTATTTCCGGGACCTTCGCGATCTTCGCCGCCTCGAGCAAGAGCTGGCGGATCAAACCCGCATCCTGCATCAGGACAAGATGATGTCCCTCGGAAGACTGGCCGCGAGCGTCGTGCATGAAATCAACAATCCCCTGGCCGGCATCCTGAATTATATCCGGCTCATGATGCGGCGGCTCGAAAAACCGCTTCCCGATCCCCAATCCCTCGACAAAGTCCGCAAAGATCTCGACGTGGTATTCCGGGAAACGGAGCGCTGCTCCAAAATCGTGTCCAACCTGCTGCTGTTTTCCAGAAAATCCGAACCCGTCTTTTCCGAGGTCGATATCCGGGAGCTGATCGATCGCTGCATGCTCCTGAGCGGGCACAAACTGGAGATGAGCCGTATTCAGTGGGCCATCTCCCTTGCGGCGGACTTGCCCCGGATCAGCGGCGACATGAACCAGTTGCAGCAGGCATTGATCAATTTGATCTTCAATGCCATCGACGCCATGCCAGCAGGCGGGAAACTGCAAATCGAGGCCAGGACGGCCGAAGACGAACACGCGGTAGCGCTCGTCGTTTCCGATACGGGGACCGGAATTTCGCCTGCGGACATGCCCCACATCTTCGAACCGTTTTTTTCCACCAAGGCCGAAGGTTATGGTGTCGGATTGGGGCTCTCGACCGTTTACGGCATCGTCGAGCGGCATGGGGGCAAGATCGATGTCGAGAGCACACCGGGAGCAGGCACCACCTTCACCCTGCGACTGCCCGTTCGGATGAGCGTGAAAACGTGA
- a CDS encoding sigma 54-interacting transcriptional regulator yields MNEVASALGTIGSVSTDVLLQALDELSIGAFTVDIHRKVSAMNCVAQTLMGFRENEYLGQDCREVFVGIPCMVQCIFKQESGWEAMAEDESPIVDPASHRLITRLAMPIYDTESRLAGCLTILQDQSPISDLINRVHHEERSLKMILENLDIGIFTVNRGGHITFINPRAEKMTGFRREEILGNPCSKLLDPTSHAGDFLLLQEAIGQGKTLGNPKGRMRITSGERIPIRATYMALRNEKGAIVGGLATFDDLSVIEALQNAVQDSYTFYDMIGKDAVMQQVFHLARVVATSDATVLIAGETGTGKDLLAKIIHGASRRAHRPFIKVNCAAMPDTLLESEMFGYERGAFTGADRSKPGRFQDADGGTLFLDEIGDLPLSLQAKLLRVLEDQDFYPLGSRNPVRVDVRIISATNRNLAEMVRNAQFREDLFYRLNVLRIEMPPLRRRPSDLPILIRSILKRLCAQNQKSEKSIAAKAMDILLNYGYPGNVRELENILEHAVILSEEETISPEHLPEYLKAGRTDEAPAIQQTPGDKGAGADGEELIAILRQNGWNVSKSAATMGLNRTTLWRRMKKLGIGIRRET; encoded by the coding sequence ATGAACGAAGTGGCATCGGCACTCGGCACCATCGGCAGCGTCTCCACGGATGTCCTGCTGCAGGCGCTCGATGAGCTCAGCATCGGCGCTTTCACGGTGGATATCCACCGCAAGGTTTCCGCCATGAATTGCGTGGCCCAGACACTGATGGGCTTTCGGGAAAATGAATATCTCGGCCAGGATTGCCGCGAGGTGTTTGTCGGCATTCCCTGCATGGTTCAGTGCATTTTCAAGCAGGAAAGCGGCTGGGAAGCGATGGCGGAGGATGAAAGCCCGATAGTGGATCCGGCCTCGCATCGATTGATCACCCGTCTGGCCATGCCGATTTATGATACGGAAAGCCGGCTCGCGGGATGCCTGACGATTCTTCAGGACCAAAGCCCCATCTCCGATCTGATCAACCGGGTCCATCACGAGGAAAGAAGCCTGAAGATGATCCTCGAAAATCTCGATATCGGCATTTTTACGGTGAATCGCGGCGGCCATATCACATTCATCAATCCCCGGGCGGAGAAAATGACCGGATTTCGGCGGGAGGAAATTCTGGGGAACCCCTGCTCGAAACTTCTGGATCCGACATCTCATGCCGGAGATTTTCTGCTTCTCCAGGAAGCCATCGGGCAAGGAAAGACCCTGGGCAATCCCAAAGGCAGAATGCGCATCACATCGGGGGAGCGCATCCCCATTCGGGCAACCTACATGGCGCTTCGCAACGAAAAGGGGGCCATCGTCGGCGGCCTGGCGACATTCGATGACCTCTCGGTGATCGAAGCACTTCAAAACGCCGTCCAGGACAGCTACACGTTTTACGACATGATCGGAAAAGACGCCGTCATGCAGCAAGTGTTTCATCTGGCCCGGGTGGTTGCGACCAGCGATGCCACGGTGCTGATTGCCGGCGAGACGGGAACCGGAAAAGATTTGCTCGCCAAGATCATCCATGGCGCGAGCAGACGGGCGCATCGACCCTTCATCAAGGTCAATTGCGCCGCCATGCCCGATACCCTGCTGGAATCGGAAATGTTCGGCTACGAGCGGGGCGCCTTCACAGGGGCGGATCGATCCAAACCCGGCCGATTTCAGGATGCGGACGGCGGAACCCTGTTTCTGGATGAAATCGGCGATCTGCCGCTCTCCCTGCAGGCAAAACTCCTGCGGGTGCTGGAAGATCAGGATTTTTACCCGCTTGGATCACGCAATCCGGTCAGGGTCGATGTGCGGATCATCTCCGCAACCAACCGCAATCTGGCCGAAATGGTTCGGAACGCCCAATTCCGCGAAGACCTGTTTTACAGACTCAATGTGCTCCGGATCGAAATGCCTCCCCTGCGGCGGCGGCCTTCGGATTTACCCATCCTCATCCGCTCCATCCTGAAGAGGCTCTGCGCGCAGAACCAGAAATCGGAAAAATCCATTGCCGCCAAAGCCATGGATATTCTGCTGAACTACGGATACCCGGGAAACGTCCGGGAACTGGAGAACATTCTGGAACACGCCGTGATCCTGAGCGAGGAGGAAACCATTTCTCCGGAGCACCTTCCGGAATATCTCAAGGCAGGCCGAACCGATGAAGCCCCTGCCATCCAGCAGACTCCCGGAGATAAAGGCGCCGGCGCAGATGGCGAGGAACTGATCGCGATCCTTCGGCAAAACGGATGGAACGTCAGCAAAAGCGCGGCGACAATGGGCCTCAATCGCACCACCCTCTGGCGCCGGATGAAGAAGCTGGGCATCGGCATTCGCAGGGAAACGTGA
- the tsaA gene encoding tRNA (N6-threonylcarbamoyladenosine(37)-N6)-methyltransferase TrmO, whose product MDNQAFQLHPIGVIHNPGDRAWIEIASPFRPAMDGLSAFSHIHVLFWFHENDLPEVRSTLQVHPCRNPANPLTGVFATHSPMRPNLIGLSFCRIQAIEDRIIRIEEIDARDGTPLLDIKGYWPYETPPPIRYPNWTRP is encoded by the coding sequence ATGGACAATCAGGCATTTCAACTGCATCCCATCGGCGTCATTCACAACCCGGGGGATCGGGCATGGATCGAAATCGCATCGCCATTCCGGCCGGCCATGGATGGCCTTTCGGCATTTTCCCACATCCATGTGCTTTTCTGGTTTCACGAAAACGATCTTCCGGAAGTCCGCTCGACCCTCCAGGTGCACCCTTGCCGAAATCCCGCCAATCCGCTCACCGGGGTTTTTGCCACGCATTCTCCGATGCGACCCAATCTGATCGGATTGAGCTTTTGCCGCATTCAGGCCATCGAAGATCGCATCATCCGGATCGAAGAAATCGATGCCAGAGACGGTACGCCACTGCTGGATATCAAGGGGTATTGGCCGTATGAGACTCCCCCGCCCATTCGTTATCCGAACTGGACGAGGCCTTGA
- a CDS encoding cupin domain-containing protein: protein MAFWNLDTLHLEQFRPGILSKAEIGKDLIMVCMKIEPGRADSGHEHEFDQCGIVLEGPIEMHVGSEARLLESNDCYFIPAGERHGWKTFDSAVRLLDISRKPSETSNN, encoded by the coding sequence ATGGCATTCTGGAACCTGGACACGTTGCACCTGGAACAATTCAGGCCGGGAATTTTGAGCAAGGCCGAAATCGGGAAAGACTTGATCATGGTCTGTATGAAGATCGAGCCGGGAAGGGCGGACAGCGGTCACGAACATGAATTTGATCAGTGCGGTATCGTTCTGGAAGGTCCGATAGAAATGCATGTCGGTTCGGAAGCCCGATTGCTGGAATCAAACGATTGTTATTTCATCCCCGCAGGCGAGCGCCACGGCTGGAAAACCTTCGATAGCGCCGTAAGGCTCCTGGATATATCCCGCAAACCATCCGAAACATCAAACAACTGA
- a CDS encoding transglycosylase SLT domain-containing protein, whose amino-acid sequence MAIRRNNSGFICSVLFALIMIISGVSSAIADIYVYVDQNGVRHFTNAPTSSKYRLYSKDIQRYRYTPIYSGNLNFNVNDPEIYDGLIEMASRTYGVSPKLLKAIIKVESNFNPKAKSRKEAKGLMQIMSQNFNDLNIDNPFDPYQNIMGGTKYFKQLLEKYDNHLDLALAAYNAGPAAVDKYNGIPPYQETIEYVRKVKSYYQSKAY is encoded by the coding sequence GTGGCGATCCGTCGGAATAACAGCGGATTCATCTGCAGCGTGCTGTTTGCGCTGATCATGATCATCTCCGGGGTTTCTTCCGCCATTGCGGATATTTACGTGTATGTCGATCAAAATGGTGTAAGACACTTCACCAACGCCCCCACTTCATCCAAGTATCGTCTCTACTCAAAAGACATTCAGCGCTACCGGTACACGCCCATCTACAGCGGAAATCTGAATTTCAATGTCAACGATCCGGAAATCTATGACGGCCTGATCGAAATGGCCTCGAGGACCTACGGTGTCTCACCGAAACTGCTCAAGGCCATCATCAAGGTGGAATCGAATTTCAACCCCAAAGCCAAATCCCGGAAAGAAGCCAAAGGGCTCATGCAGATCATGAGCCAGAATTTCAACGATCTCAATATTGACAACCCCTTCGATCCGTATCAGAACATCATGGGCGGAACCAAATATTTCAAACAGCTCCTGGAAAAATACGACAACCATCTCGATCTTGCCCTTGCGGCTTACAACGCGGGACCTGCTGCCGTAGACAAATACAATGGCATTCCTCCATACCAGGAAACCATTGAATACGTTCGTAAGGTCAAATCCTATTATCAAAGCAAAGCCTACTGA
- a CDS encoding FAD-dependent oxidoreductase — MNARIGVYICHCGINIAGKVRVSEVSAFAQRLDHVVIARDYRFMCSDPGQDMIEKDIRQYGLNRVVVASCSPRLHEKTFQGACRRAGINPYLFQMASIREQVSWVTRNPDQATAKAKTLVAAAVHRILHHRELETRQVPVHPDVLVVGGGIAGMQAAIDIANSGHTVYLVEKSTTIGGHMLQFDKTFPTLDCAACIGTPKMVEVVQHPQIKLFSYSEVVGLKGYIGNYTVTVRKHPRYVREGICTGCGECAKVCPVSMPSEWDERLGNRHAIYRAFPQAVPITFCIDKADRAPCVGACPAHVNVQGYVQMIREKRYGDAYRIIRERLPLPGVLGRVCPHPCESACRRQEVDSPVSIRELKRFAADQIRLAEMAPAPIEEKPQRVAIIGSGPAGLTVADDLRRKGYRITIFEALPVLGGMLRVGIPDYRLPPDVLGAEIDAILNLGIEVKTGMRLGKDFDLKELKSQGYDAVFLGIGAHSGLKMHIEGEDATDGVIDAVRFLRDIHLDRNSHSEFAGARVAVVGGGNVAIDAVRVARRLGAASATIVYRRTEAEMPAYRDEIGEAREEGIGFEFLTAPLRIVAESGRLTGIACVRTRLGNPGPDGRRRPEIVENSEFILACDQVIAAIGQAVDTEEWTPAGESPEQWPRRNRRGTIDVDPATFQTSVPGVFAAGDAASGPATVVEAVAAGHRAAMAIDMLLQEKNLDAAPAERDYEGKQWKNIPKSAAVQPREEPRLVVPQERIRHFDEVSAGLNETQAENEAARCLNCGGCCECMACVSACEAKAIDHGMQPVETEFSVGTIILATGYDVWNPTSMKAYGYGRYPNVMTSLEFERLCNATGPTGGRIRMRDATGAFCDPPESVAILHCIGSRDERAHAYCSRVCCMAALKYTHLIKEKVGHATRVYDFYIDMRCFGQGYEAFYRRCQQEGTQFIRGKVAEITDHARSPNEKGKLVAIAEDTLIGKLLRVPVDMVILCVAMEARADAATIGRIFGVNLDADGFFLEEHPKLGPLNTATDGVFLAGACQSPKDIPDTVAQASGAAAKALSLAAKGEVTVPSVISWIDPDVCAGCQMCIALCPYSAIEFDFRRKVSVVNDALCKGCGSCAGICPSGAAQVRHFMKRQVFSEFDGLMSVMGDTL; from the coding sequence ATGAACGCCCGAATCGGTGTCTATATCTGCCATTGCGGCATCAACATCGCAGGCAAGGTGCGGGTATCGGAAGTTTCCGCCTTCGCCCAGCGACTGGACCATGTGGTGATCGCCCGGGATTACCGGTTCATGTGCTCCGATCCCGGTCAGGACATGATCGAAAAGGATATCCGGCAATACGGCCTGAACCGGGTGGTGGTGGCCAGTTGCTCGCCCAGGTTGCATGAAAAAACCTTCCAGGGAGCATGCAGAAGGGCCGGAATCAATCCCTATCTGTTCCAGATGGCCTCCATCCGGGAGCAGGTTTCCTGGGTAACCCGGAATCCGGACCAGGCCACCGCCAAGGCCAAGACCCTGGTGGCCGCGGCGGTCCATCGGATCCTTCACCACCGGGAGCTCGAAACGCGGCAGGTTCCGGTACATCCGGATGTGCTGGTTGTCGGCGGAGGCATCGCCGGAATGCAGGCGGCCATCGACATCGCCAATTCGGGCCACACCGTTTATCTCGTCGAAAAATCGACGACTATCGGCGGACACATGCTGCAGTTCGACAAGACCTTCCCGACCCTCGATTGCGCCGCCTGCATCGGCACCCCCAAGATGGTCGAGGTCGTACAGCACCCCCAAATCAAACTTTTCTCCTACAGCGAAGTGGTGGGACTCAAAGGCTATATCGGCAATTACACCGTCACCGTCCGCAAACATCCCCGTTATGTGCGGGAAGGCATCTGCACAGGATGCGGGGAGTGCGCCAAGGTCTGTCCCGTATCGATGCCGAGTGAATGGGATGAACGCCTCGGCAACCGGCATGCCATTTACCGTGCCTTTCCACAGGCCGTTCCCATCACGTTCTGCATCGACAAGGCGGATCGCGCTCCCTGTGTCGGCGCCTGCCCGGCTCATGTCAACGTCCAGGGATATGTCCAGATGATCCGGGAAAAGCGGTACGGCGATGCCTACAGAATCATCCGCGAACGGCTGCCGCTGCCAGGCGTGCTGGGCCGGGTCTGTCCCCATCCCTGCGAGTCCGCCTGCAGAAGACAGGAAGTGGACAGTCCCGTATCGATCCGGGAGCTCAAGCGGTTCGCTGCGGATCAAATCCGGTTGGCGGAAATGGCGCCAGCACCGATCGAAGAGAAACCGCAACGGGTGGCCATCATCGGATCGGGACCTGCCGGTTTGACGGTGGCCGACGATTTGAGACGCAAAGGTTACAGGATCACGATTTTTGAGGCGCTTCCCGTTCTGGGCGGCATGCTGCGGGTAGGCATTCCGGATTATCGGCTCCCGCCGGATGTGCTCGGCGCCGAAATCGACGCGATTCTGAATCTGGGGATCGAGGTGAAAACCGGGATGCGTCTGGGTAAGGATTTCGACCTGAAGGAATTGAAAAGCCAGGGGTATGACGCTGTATTCCTGGGGATCGGGGCGCACAGCGGGTTGAAAATGCATATCGAAGGAGAGGATGCAACCGATGGCGTCATCGATGCCGTGCGCTTCCTGCGCGATATCCACCTGGATCGTAACAGTCATTCCGAATTTGCAGGCGCCCGGGTTGCGGTGGTCGGCGGCGGAAACGTCGCGATCGATGCCGTACGGGTGGCCAGACGACTTGGCGCGGCTTCGGCCACCATCGTCTACCGGCGGACCGAAGCGGAAATGCCCGCCTACCGGGATGAAATCGGGGAGGCCCGCGAAGAAGGCATCGGCTTCGAATTCCTGACGGCGCCGCTGCGCATCGTAGCGGAAAGCGGGCGGCTCACCGGCATCGCCTGTGTGCGCACCCGGCTGGGCAACCCCGGGCCTGACGGAAGAAGACGCCCTGAAATCGTTGAAAACAGCGAGTTCATTCTGGCCTGTGACCAGGTGATCGCAGCCATCGGGCAGGCTGTGGATACGGAAGAATGGACACCGGCGGGCGAATCGCCTGAGCAATGGCCGCGGCGAAACAGGCGGGGAACGATCGATGTCGATCCGGCAACCTTCCAGACGAGCGTTCCCGGGGTGTTTGCAGCAGGTGATGCGGCAAGCGGACCGGCTACCGTGGTGGAGGCCGTAGCGGCAGGGCACCGTGCAGCAATGGCCATCGATATGCTCCTGCAGGAAAAAAACCTGGATGCAGCACCTGCGGAACGCGATTATGAAGGAAAACAATGGAAAAATATCCCGAAATCCGCAGCCGTTCAGCCAAGGGAAGAGCCCCGGCTTGTTGTCCCGCAGGAGCGGATCCGGCATTTCGATGAAGTGTCCGCGGGACTCAATGAAACCCAGGCCGAAAACGAGGCCGCCCGGTGCCTGAACTGCGGCGGCTGCTGCGAATGCATGGCCTGCGTTTCGGCATGTGAAGCCAAGGCCATCGATCACGGCATGCAGCCCGTCGAAACGGAATTTTCCGTCGGAACGATCATCCTGGCCACCGGATACGACGTCTGGAACCCAACCTCCATGAAGGCATACGGTTACGGCCGCTATCCCAATGTGATGACCAGCCTCGAATTCGAGCGGCTCTGCAATGCCACGGGGCCCACCGGAGGCCGGATCCGGATGCGCGATGCAACGGGCGCTTTCTGCGATCCGCCCGAAAGTGTGGCGATCCTGCACTGCATCGGCAGCCGGGATGAGCGGGCACATGCCTACTGTTCGCGCGTCTGCTGTATGGCTGCGCTCAAATACACGCATCTGATCAAGGAAAAAGTGGGGCATGCCACCCGGGTTTACGATTTTTACATCGACATGCGCTGCTTCGGCCAGGGATATGAGGCGTTCTATCGCAGGTGCCAACAGGAGGGAACACAGTTCATCCGGGGAAAAGTGGCCGAAATCACCGATCATGCCCGCTCGCCGAACGAAAAGGGTAAACTCGTCGCCATCGCCGAAGATACATTGATCGGCAAGCTGCTCCGGGTGCCGGTCGACATGGTGATTCTCTGCGTGGCGATGGAGGCCAGGGCCGATGCGGCAACCATCGGCAGGATTTTCGGTGTGAACCTCGATGCGGATGGCTTCTTTCTGGAAGAACATCCGAAGCTTGGCCCGCTCAACACGGCAACCGACGGCGTTTTCCTGGCGGGTGCCTGCCAGTCACCCAAAGACATTCCGGATACCGTCGCCCAGGCCTCCGGGGCTGCCGCGAAGGCCTTGTCCCTGGCAGCCAAGGGGGAAGTCACCGTTCCGTCGGTCATCTCCTGGATCGATCCGGATGTATGCGCCGGATGCCAGATGTGCATCGCCCTCTGTCCCTATTCGGCCATCGAATTTGATTTCAGAAGGAAAGTATCCGTGGTGAACGATGCCCTGTGCAAAGGCTGTGGCAGTTGCGCGGGCATCTGCCCGAGCGGCGCGGCACAGGTGCGTCACTTCATGAAACGGCAGGTTTTTTCGGAATTCGATGGATTGATGAGCGTCATGGGCGATACGCTATAG
- a CDS encoding ferritin: MISEKLAKTMNEQIKNELESAYLYLSMAAWFHARSLDGMAHWMRCQAHEETIHAMKFFDHLNDRGYPVALQDLKQAKTDWENPIQLWEDTLQHERFITSKIDDLTTIAREARDYAVEPLLAWFSKEQVEEEATAARVLEQMKMAGSDRSALIFIDRELGGRVFVAGSPFDPTAYNTAA, translated from the coding sequence ATGATCAGCGAAAAATTGGCCAAAACGATGAACGAGCAGATCAAAAACGAGCTGGAATCGGCTTATCTCTACCTGTCCATGGCGGCATGGTTCCATGCGAGAAGCCTCGACGGCATGGCGCACTGGATGCGTTGCCAGGCGCATGAAGAGACGATTCATGCCATGAAATTTTTCGATCACCTCAACGATCGGGGATATCCAGTTGCGCTGCAGGATTTGAAGCAGGCAAAGACCGATTGGGAAAACCCCATCCAGCTTTGGGAAGACACCCTGCAGCACGAGCGCTTCATTACTTCCAAAATCGATGACTTGACCACGATTGCGAGAGAAGCCAGGGATTATGCGGTGGAGCCGCTTCTGGCCTGGTTTTCCAAAGAGCAGGTGGAAGAGGAAGCGACAGCCGCAAGAGTGCTGGAGCAAATGAAAATGGCGGGTTCCGATCGATCCGCCCTGATCTTCATCGATCGGGAATTGGGCGGCCGGGTATTTGTGGCGGGCTCTCCGTTCGATCCGACGGCATACAACACGGCAGCATGA
- a CDS encoding DEAD/DEAH box helicase, whose protein sequence is MSFEPFCFSPRIAAAIRAAGYTTPTPIQQKAIPFVLQGRDLLGLAQTGTGKTAAFVLPILQRLGVHSGRKARSLILSPTRELAEQTHQTITTLGKKTGLRSTTIYGGVGKAQQIKSLRAGVDMIVACPGRLLDHLTGGDVDLSAVETLVLDEADRMCDMGFLPDIRKILGHLPAKRQTLFFSATMPDEIRGLTEDILQDAAVVQIGMMAPAKTVSHALYPAPDGLKTRLLLAMLDRTPTGRVLIFTRTKRRASHLAEDLGKKGYRVAAMQGNMAQNRRQEAINGFRNGKYDLLVATDIAARGIDVTDISHVINYDMPDTVDAYTHRIGRTGRASQTGEAYTLAAMTDEPMVRQIEKLLGRIERRRISDFDYGSFAPEQFAAGTPSRNPASRRHPEAATQRASSRSFRSPSASKRPSTRRSFAS, encoded by the coding sequence GTGAGTTTTGAACCATTTTGTTTCAGTCCGCGCATTGCCGCGGCCATCCGTGCCGCAGGCTACACCACCCCAACCCCCATCCAGCAAAAAGCCATTCCCTTCGTGCTTCAGGGCCGCGATCTGCTGGGCCTAGCACAGACCGGAACCGGAAAGACGGCCGCCTTTGTCCTCCCGATTCTGCAGCGGCTGGGCGTACACTCCGGCCGCAAGGCCAGAAGTCTGATCCTCTCCCCCACCCGGGAGCTCGCCGAACAAACCCATCAAACCATCACCACCCTGGGAAAGAAGACCGGTCTGCGGAGCACAACCATTTACGGCGGCGTGGGAAAAGCCCAGCAGATCAAGTCGCTACGGGCCGGCGTAGATATGATCGTCGCCTGTCCCGGGCGTCTTCTGGACCATCTGACGGGAGGCGATGTCGATTTGAGCGCCGTTGAGACACTGGTGCTGGATGAGGCGGATCGCATGTGTGACATGGGATTTCTGCCGGACATCCGAAAAATTCTGGGGCATCTTCCGGCAAAGCGGCAGACGCTGTTTTTTTCGGCAACCATGCCCGATGAAATTCGCGGTCTGACAGAAGACATTCTTCAGGATGCCGCCGTTGTGCAGATCGGGATGATGGCGCCTGCGAAAACGGTTTCCCATGCGCTGTATCCCGCACCGGATGGTTTGAAGACCCGATTGCTGCTGGCGATGCTGGATCGAACGCCGACCGGGCGCGTCCTCATTTTCACCCGGACCAAACGGCGTGCGAGCCATCTGGCCGAAGATTTGGGGAAAAAAGGATATCGCGTGGCCGCCATGCAGGGAAACATGGCGCAAAACCGCCGACAGGAGGCCATCAACGGTTTTCGAAACGGAAAATACGATCTTCTGGTCGCAACCGATATCGCAGCCCGCGGCATCGATGTGACCGATATCTCCCATGTCATCAACTACGACATGCCGGACACCGTGGACGCCTATACCCACCGCATCGGCCGGACAGGCCGCGCGAGCCAGACAGGTGAAGCCTATACACTGGCCGCCATGACGGACGAGCCCATGGTGAGACAAATCGAAAAACTGCTCGGCAGGATCGAACGAAGACGCATTTCCGATTTCGATTACGGCTCGTTCGCACCGGAGCAATTCGCCGCGGGAACACCCTCACGCAATCCGGCTTCCCGTCGTCACCCTGAAGCCGCCACCCAAAGAGCGTCTTCCAGGTCTTTCCGATCACCATCCGCTTCCAAACGACCGAGCACGAGACGATCCTTCGCATCCTGA